The Terriglobales bacterium sequence GTTGCCCGAAAAGTATCTGGCTGCATTCCGCAAAGCCATTCCGCGCCACAAGACTTGAAGAGGAAGGCTCCATGATTGACAATCGCAGGCCGCGCCGCTGGCTCGCTGCACTCTTGCTGGTAGCGGCGGCGGGAACGCTGATCGCCCTACACGCCACGATGAACGAAGACGCACGCCGTGCCGCCGACTTGGCAGCCATCGAAGAGCTGCACCAGAAAGACATCGCCGCCACCAAGGCCTTCGACGTCGAGACGCTGGTTTCGCTGTGGACGGATGACATCGTGGCGCTGCCGCCGGGAGGCTCGCCGACCGTCGGCAAGGCCGTGGGTCGCAAGCAACTGGAAGCGGGCAAAGCCGCCAGCGCCGCGTACGAGGTTCTGGCCTACGAGCAGAAGTGGCAGGAAGTGACGCTCGCGGGCGACTACGCTTTTGAGTGGGGCACCTTCACGAGTGCGGTGCGGCCCAAGGCCGGCGGCGACGAAATCCGGCAGAGCTACAACGTGCTGCGGGTGTTGAAGCGGGCCCCGGACGGCGAGTGGAAAGTCCACCGGACCATCTGGAACGCGTCGAAGTGATTCCCATCAACGGCAACGACCTGACGCTGGAGCAGTTGCGTGGCGTGGTGTACGAGCGGCAGCCGGTCGCGCTGGACGCGGCTGCGCGCAAGCGCATTGCCGAAGCGCGGGCGGCGGTCGAGGCGCTGCTTGCGGGCGAGCGCGTGGCCTACGCCGTGAACACCGGCGTAGGCAAGTTGAGCGACGTACGCATTGCCCCGGGTGAGATCCGCGAGCTGCAGGTGAACCTGCTGCGCTCGCATGCCGCCGGTGTGGGCGAGCCGCTGAGCGAGGCCGAAACGCGGGCGCTGGTGCTGCTGCGCGCCAACTCGCTGGCCAAGGGCTTTTCCGGCGTGCGGCCGGAGGTGATCGCGGCGCTGTGCGAACTGCTGAACCGCGGCGTGCATCCCGTCATCCCCTCGCAGGGCAGCGTGGGAGCGAGCGGCGATCTGGCGCCGCTGGCGCATCTGGCGCTGGTCCTGATCGGCGAAGGAGAAGCGATTTTCGAAGCGCAGCGCATTACCGGCGCGGAAGCGCTGCGCAAAGCGGGCCTCGCGCCGTTGGTGCTTGAGGCCAAGGAAGCCATCTCGCTCATCAACGGCACGCAAGCCATGCTGGCGGTGGGCACGCTGGCGCTCATGGAGGCGGAAACGCTGGCGGACACGGCCGACGTCATCGGTTCGCTGACGCTGGACGCGCTGCGCGGCACCGATGTGGCCTTCGACGCGCGTATCCATCAGGCGCGCCCGCATGCCGGGCAGATGCGCGTGGCGGAGAATCTGCGGCGCATGCTGGAGGGCAGCCAGATCCGCGAGTCGCATCGTGACTGCGGCCGGGTGCAGGACGCCTACTCGCTGCGCTGCATGCCGCAGGTGCACGGCGCGGTGCGCGACACGCTCACCCACTGCCGCCGCATCTTCGAGATCGAGATGAACGCCGCCGTGGACAATCCGCTGGTGTTCCTGAATCCGGGCGCCAACGCCGATGTGCTTTCCGGCGGAAACTTTCACGGGGAGCCGGTGGCCCTGGCGCTCGACTTCCTGGGCATCGCGCTGGCGTCGCTGGCGGGCATCAGCGAACGGCGGGTGGAACGGCTGGTGAATCCGACGCTCAACGAAGGCCTGCCGCCGTTCCTGGCCAAGCACGCTGGCCTGCACTCCGGCTTCATGATGGCGCAGGTAACGGCGGCCGCGCTGGCCAGCGAAAACAAGGTGCTGGCGCATCCGGCGTCGGTGGACTCGATCACCACCTCGGGCAACAAGGAAGACTACGTTTCCATGGGGATGACGGCGGCGCTCAAGCTGAAGCGCATTGTCGCCAACACGCGCAACGTGCTGGCCATCGAGGCGGTGTCGGCCGCCCAAGCCATCGATTTCCTTTCGCCGCTCACGCCCAGCCCGCGCGGGCAGAAAGCCCATGCGGCGATCCGCGCTGTGAGTCCCGCAGTAGAGAAGGACCGCGTGTTGGCGGAGGATTTCGGGCGGGTGGCAGAAGTCATTCGCAGCGGAAAGGTTGCTGCTGCGCTGGCGTGAAGCGCGGCAGTGTTCAGGCCTGCGGAGCCGCAGGCTGAATCCCATCCAGGCCGAGCTGCTTGGCGATGCCCTGCATGGCCTGGATGCAGAAGGTGATGTGCTCTTCCAGGTCGATGCCCAGGTCCTGGGCGCCGGTGAGGATGTCTTCGCGGCTGACGCTGCGGGCGAAGGCTTTGTCCTTCATCTTCTTGCGTACCGATTTGGCCTCCACTTCGGCGAGCGACTTATTGGGTTTCACCAGCGCGGTCGCGGTGAGGAAGCCGGCCAGTTCGTCGCAGGCGAACAGGGCCTTCTCCATGGGCGTGACGCGCGCGACGCCGGAGTACTGGGCGTGGGAGAGGATGCAGCGGCGCAGGACCTCAGAGTAGCCGCGCTCTTCGAGGATCTTGTTGCCCACGAAGGGATGCTGGTCGGGCGTGGGGAATTTTTCGTAGTCGAAGTCGTGCAGCAGGCCGCAGAGGCCGTAGAGATCCTCGTCGGCGGCGGGATCGGTGCCGTCGGCGGCGAAGCGGCGGGCGTAGGCGCGCATGCAGGCCTCCACCGCCAGGGCATGTTTCCTCAGGCTCTCGGACTGGGTGTACTCGCAAAGTAACCCCCAGGCATCGTCACGGGTCGGCATCAATCCTCTCCCTCGTTTTCGCCCGCTTTTCTCCGTCTTTCATAGGGAGGTTCCGCGGGGTTTTACCCGGTGTCATCCGAGTTTCCGCCCACTTTTCTGTTGACAACTCCGGCGGCGGTGCCGCAAAGTACCGCCAGCCTGCAAGTGTACCGCAGGCGGGATGCCCGGCTCTGGCATCTTCCACAACCCGGCATGGCTACAACTCTCGCGCCCGTCGACTCGCGGGAAGTCGTGAGATGTGACCGCTGTCATCTGGTCCAGTTCCGGACCAACAATAATCTCTGCCGCAAGTGCCACACCTGCCTGGACGCTGAAGAACCCGAACCCCAGGTGGCGGAGCCGGCAGCAGAAGCACCGCGTCCGGAAAACGGCAACGGACATTCGCATCTGCAACTGGCGGCGGCCATTCGCACCCTGCGGCAACGCACCGGCCTGAGCCAGCGGCAACTGGCGCTGCGCATGGCGGTGCCGCGGACCTACGTCTCCAAGATCGAAAACGAAAAAGCCACGCCCACCCTCTCATCCATCGAGCGGCTGGCGCGAGCCCTGGAGGTAAGCGTGCCTGAACTGCTCAACGGCGGCCACAGCCGCGACGCGGAGATCCGCGACTTGCTGACCGACGACTTTATCGCCGAGCTGATCCCCTACTTGCAGAAGCTCGACGGCATGCAATTGTCCACGATTCTGGCGCAGGTGCGCGACCTTTCGCTGCGCCCGCGGCGGCACTCCTAGAGTTTTCTCCGGGCAGCTCGCTGAGCCGACCGGGCCGGGGTTCTCGAGACCCCGGCCCGTTTTTCTTGTTCCTACGGGCTCTGTACGGACTTCGCCTTCCAGTGGAAGACGATGCGGGCGCTGATCTCGCGCGGCCGCCCGATGTGCGTCCCTGAGAATACGCTCTCGAAATTGAACAGGTAGAACCTGTCCAGCAGGTTCTGGACGTCGAGCTGCAGGGAGATGGGCCAGGAACTGTCCCGCAGCAGATCGATGCCGGCGGCGAGGTCGAGGGTGGTGCGCGGCTTGATGCGGAAGCGCACCGTATCCAGTTGCTCGACGATGCGCGGGTCGAGCCCGGCCAGGTCCGCGGGGTCGAACTCCGAGGGCACGCCGCTGTCATGGCGCCCGCTGAGGCTGGCCCAGGCGCCCGAACGATGGGAATAGGTGACGCCGAACTGGCCGCTGTTGCGCTGGTCGTGGTCGGCGTTGAACTGTACCCCGGGAATCAGCAATGCCGCCGCTTCCTCGCCGAGGAAGAGACCGCCGACCAGCGGGGTCGTGGCGATGGCCTTGGAATTGGCGTAGCTGAGGAAGGCGGTCCAGCCACGCACCAGGGCCAGATCGAGACGGGCTTCGGTGCCACGCACGTCGCCGCGCGCGATGGCGATGGGAAAGATGATGCCGGTGTTCAGGAACTGGTCCTTGTCGGCGTAGTTGCGGATGTTCTTGACGTAATGGGCCACGTCCAGCCGCACATATTTGCCCAACTGCTGCTGCACGCCGAACTCGTAGAAGTTCTGCTCTTCGGGCGGCACCACGCGCACTCCTGCGGTAGAGCCCAAGGGCGAGAACACCACGCCTTCCGCAGAGGAAGATAGCAACAGGTTCTCGACCGACGGAGTCTGGAACAGGCGGTTGTAGGAACCGCGGAAGACCGTCCCGGTGCGCTTGATGTAGTAGGCCAGGCCGACGCGTGGGCTGACGAAATCTTTCTCGGCTACGATGCGGTAGTTGTCATAGCGCAGCCCGGCATCGATGGTGAGGCGACCCGCGATGGTGAAGCGGTCCTGCACGAACAGCGCCACCTCACGGCCCGTCTTCTTCTGGTTGAACACGAAGGGGCTGGTAATGGGAAAGGCCGAGAGGGGGTTGGCGGGATCGGCGAGGATGGCGGGATCGGTAGCGGCTACGGTGAAGAACTCGCTCAGCGGCAGGCGCGTCACCTGCACGCCGAACTTCAGGCTATGGCCGCCCTGCTGCCGGCTGATGCTGGCCCGCAGGCCCTCGGTGCGCTGGCGCCGGTGCTGCTCCGCGAAGAACGGGAACCCGGTCTGCTCCGGATCGAGCAGGTGCGCGGTGGAGGAGCGCCGGTAGGCCACCACGTCGCTCACGGTGCGGGGATCGAAGAGATGGGTCCAGGCGAGCGACTGGGCGTCATCGCGCAGTTCCTGGCCCTGCCGCTGGCCCGCCGCCTGCTGCTCGGCCGTGTTGGGGACCTGGAAGTTCGAGCCGTTGGTGGTGAGCGAAAGCCGCAGTGTGTCCTTGTCGGTGGGAATCCAGTCGAACTTGGCGAACAGGCGCGCGTTGCCGCCCTCGTTGCGGAAGTTCTGAATCTCCGGCGGGTCGAGATAGCGTTCGCTGTGGCTGGCCGCGGAAGAAACGAAAACGCCGAACTTGCGGGTATGTCCGCCAAACTCGGCTCCGGATTCGAGCTGGTTGAAGCTGCCGCCGCCGAAGGAAAGGCTGCCGTTCCACGGCATCTCCAGGCCCGACTTGGTATTGACGTTGATCACGGTGGCCAGCTTGCCGCCGTACTCCGCGGGAACGTTGCCGGTAAGGATCTCCGCGGAGCGCAGGTTGCGCGCGTCGAGCGCAGTGCCAAAGGTGGCCGCCAGATTGTCCGTGATTGGAACGCCGTCCACCACGTACTGGACTTGGGATTCCGAGCCGCGGGGGTGCATGCGGCCATTGTCGTCCTGGACGACGCCGGGAACGGTTTGCACCAGGGCCTCAAGGCCACGCCCGGCCTGCGCCAGTCCCAGCTTCTGCAGTTGCTTGTAGTCAATGTCATGGTGTGTGGAGGCCGAGGTCGTTTCCAGCAACGGCCCCTGCTCGACCACGGTGACCTCCTGTTTGGCCGCGGCCAGCGTCAGTTGGGCGTTCATGACGAGAGGGACGTTGGTACGCAGTTCGCCGGTGGCGTCGAAGTGATCGAAGCCGGGGGCCTCCACGTGCAGGGTGAAGGGCGAGAACGGTACGTGGACGAACCTGTACTGCCCTTCGGCGTCGGTCTGCACGTTCTGACGGTAACCGCTGATGGCGGCGGTGAGGGTGACCGATGCTCCCGGGATGACGGCACCGGTCGGGTCGGTGACGGCGCCCATTACGGTACCGACGCTCTGGGCAAACAGGGATGCGGCCAGTACCAACACGCATAAGCCGGACGCCAGGATTCGCGCCCAGAACGGCCTATGTCCAACCCTCATGATGCCTCCGGAATCGGCCCCCATTTGATTCGCTTGTCTCCGTAGTGAGATGCCATGCGCGAGACCGAAGGCCAACCCAGAATGCGCGGTTGCGCGCTGGCTCGCTTGTCTCTGGACCAGAGCCTAGGCGGACGGAGGAGAGTGCTTGGGCGCTGTCAGATAGAGTACGAGCGAACGGCGGGGAGCCGCGCTATAGCCGGAGCCCTCCGGGTGCGCCACCGGGATGGTCGAGGCAACCGCCGGCCCCGCCGCCTTGAAGCCCTTGTGATTGCCGCGAGAGGAAACAAACAAGCAGTGCTGGTGGTGGCGCTGGGTGTCGGTGACATTCGAGGCAGATACCTGCTTTGCCATCGCGGCGTCCGCCGGTGCGGTCCTGCCCTCAACGTCGATAAGGTCGCCATGCTGTGGGCAGGTGGCATGGCGGACGGCCAGCTGGTGAGTGGTAGCGACAAACTGGCTGCCCAGG is a genomic window containing:
- a CDS encoding HD domain-containing protein: MPTRDDAWGLLCEYTQSESLRKHALAVEACMRAYARRFAADGTDPAADEDLYGLCGLLHDFDYEKFPTPDQHPFVGNKILEERGYSEVLRRCILSHAQYSGVARVTPMEKALFACDELAGFLTATALVKPNKSLAEVEAKSVRKKMKDKAFARSVSREDILTGAQDLGIDLEEHITFCIQAMQGIAKQLGLDGIQPAAPQA
- a CDS encoding helix-turn-helix transcriptional regulator: MATTLAPVDSREVVRCDRCHLVQFRTNNNLCRKCHTCLDAEEPEPQVAEPAAEAPRPENGNGHSHLQLAAAIRTLRQRTGLSQRQLALRMAVPRTYVSKIENEKATPTLSSIERLARALEVSVPELLNGGHSRDAEIRDLLTDDFIAELIPYLQKLDGMQLSTILAQVRDLSLRPRRHS
- a CDS encoding TonB-dependent receptor produces the protein MRVGHRPFWARILASGLCVLVLAASLFAQSVGTVMGAVTDPTGAVIPGASVTLTAAISGYRQNVQTDAEGQYRFVHVPFSPFTLHVEAPGFDHFDATGELRTNVPLVMNAQLTLAAAKQEVTVVEQGPLLETTSASTHHDIDYKQLQKLGLAQAGRGLEALVQTVPGVVQDDNGRMHPRGSESQVQYVVDGVPITDNLAATFGTALDARNLRSAEILTGNVPAEYGGKLATVINVNTKSGLEMPWNGSLSFGGGSFNQLESGAEFGGHTRKFGVFVSSAASHSERYLDPPEIQNFRNEGGNARLFAKFDWIPTDKDTLRLSLTTNGSNFQVPNTAEQQAAGQRQGQELRDDAQSLAWTHLFDPRTVSDVVAYRRSSTAHLLDPEQTGFPFFAEQHRRQRTEGLRASISRQQGGHSLKFGVQVTRLPLSEFFTVAATDPAILADPANPLSAFPITSPFVFNQKKTGREVALFVQDRFTIAGRLTIDAGLRYDNYRIVAEKDFVSPRVGLAYYIKRTGTVFRGSYNRLFQTPSVENLLLSSSAEGVVFSPLGSTAGVRVVPPEEQNFYEFGVQQQLGKYVRLDVAHYVKNIRNYADKDQFLNTGIIFPIAIARGDVRGTEARLDLALVRGWTAFLSYANSKAIATTPLVGGLFLGEEAAALLIPGVQFNADHDQRNSGQFGVTYSHRSGAWASLSGRHDSGVPSEFDPADLAGLDPRIVEQLDTVRFRIKPRTTLDLAAGIDLLRDSSWPISLQLDVQNLLDRFYLFNFESVFSGTHIGRPREISARIVFHWKAKSVQSP
- the hutH gene encoding histidine ammonia-lyase — protein: MESPPDHLERVEVIPINGNDLTLEQLRGVVYERQPVALDAAARKRIAEARAAVEALLAGERVAYAVNTGVGKLSDVRIAPGEIRELQVNLLRSHAAGVGEPLSEAETRALVLLRANSLAKGFSGVRPEVIAALCELLNRGVHPVIPSQGSVGASGDLAPLAHLALVLIGEGEAIFEAQRITGAEALRKAGLAPLVLEAKEAISLINGTQAMLAVGTLALMEAETLADTADVIGSLTLDALRGTDVAFDARIHQARPHAGQMRVAENLRRMLEGSQIRESHRDCGRVQDAYSLRCMPQVHGAVRDTLTHCRRIFEIEMNAAVDNPLVFLNPGANADVLSGGNFHGEPVALALDFLGIALASLAGISERRVERLVNPTLNEGLPPFLAKHAGLHSGFMMAQVTAAALASENKVLAHPASVDSITTSGNKEDYVSMGMTAALKLKRIVANTRNVLAIEAVSAAQAIDFLSPLTPSPRGQKAHAAIRAVSPAVEKDRVLAEDFGRVAEVIRSGKVAAALA
- a CDS encoding DUF4440 domain-containing protein, with the translated sequence MIDNRRPRRWLAALLLVAAAGTLIALHATMNEDARRAADLAAIEELHQKDIAATKAFDVETLVSLWTDDIVALPPGGSPTVGKAVGRKQLEAGKAASAAYEVLAYEQKWQEVTLAGDYAFEWGTFTSAVRPKAGGDEIRQSYNVLRVLKRAPDGEWKVHRTIWNASK